A single region of the Candidatus Cloacimonadota bacterium genome encodes:
- a CDS encoding ABC transporter ATP-binding protein, with protein MTVYEKTFENHPIPYQVKNLGKSFGKFKALDNVSFTLPWGKIVGLLGKNGAGKSTLMRCMLGFLDHEGTVSLDGFNLQHRDHRVFEQVAFIPDVSGLDDRLTVGQTIDYVRHMNPLFNEERSGRLFARANLPLNKKVGKLSKGMKTKLYLLLTISLDVRYLLLDEPTLGLDIAFRKEFFNIILGEFFDEQRTIFISTHQVEEIEDMLQEIIFIDNGKMVLNEEVESLKSRYSVVTVSSDKRQSLVDSGAREINNTLGFVSAVLPSDIEIEGAIYNRPSISDIFMEVVGGNHAAV; from the coding sequence ATGACGGTTTACGAAAAGACATTTGAGAACCACCCGATTCCATATCAGGTGAAGAATCTAGGCAAGAGCTTTGGTAAATTCAAGGCTTTGGATAACGTGTCCTTCACTTTGCCTTGGGGAAAGATTGTGGGACTTTTGGGCAAAAACGGAGCGGGGAAATCTACCTTAATGCGCTGTATGTTGGGATTCCTGGATCATGAAGGAACGGTGAGCCTTGACGGCTTCAACCTACAACACAGAGATCACCGCGTGTTTGAACAGGTGGCTTTCATCCCGGATGTCAGCGGTTTGGACGATAGATTAACGGTTGGTCAGACCATAGATTATGTAAGGCATATGAATCCTCTCTTCAATGAAGAAAGAAGTGGCAGGCTCTTTGCCCGGGCGAATTTGCCCCTGAACAAAAAAGTAGGAAAGCTCTCCAAGGGAATGAAAACCAAGCTATATCTGCTGTTGACCATTTCATTGGACGTAAGATATCTGCTACTTGATGAACCTACGTTGGGATTGGACATTGCTTTCAGAAAGGAATTCTTCAATATCATACTGGGAGAGTTCTTTGATGAGCAGCGAACCATCTTTATCTCTACACACCAGGTTGAAGAGATTGAGGATATGCTGCAGGAGATCATCTTTATCGATAATGGCAAAATGGTGCTGAATGAAGAAGTGGAAAGCTTGAAATCACGTTATAGCGTAGTAACGGTATCATCAGACAAAAGGCAGAGCCTCGTGGACAGCGGAGCCAGAGAGATAAACAACACTTTAGGATTTGTGAGTGCAGTATTACCATCTGATATCGAGATTGAGGGCGCAATCTACAACAGGCCATCGATCTCAGATATATTTATGGAAGTGGTAGGAGGTAACCATGCAGCAGTTTAA
- a CDS encoding GntR family transcriptional regulator, translating into MKAFKDDIPIYLQLRQQIEEQILARALIEEDRLKSLREMAAEYRINPITAGNAVNALVEEGILYHKRGIGIFVSPGARAKIIASRKNSFIQESLEPSLRLAKNYEIPKEEVISKVHSVYGEEK; encoded by the coding sequence ATGAAAGCCTTTAAAGACGACATCCCGATCTACCTCCAGCTAAGGCAACAGATCGAAGAACAGATACTTGCACGGGCATTAATTGAGGAAGACCGGTTGAAATCGCTCCGTGAAATGGCCGCTGAGTACCGGATTAATCCCATAACAGCGGGGAATGCAGTAAATGCATTGGTAGAAGAAGGGATATTGTATCACAAACGAGGAATAGGGATTTTCGTGTCTCCGGGTGCCAGAGCGAAGATCATTGCGAGCCGGAAGAATTCTTTTATTCAAGAAAGCTTGGAACCCTCTCTACGTTTGGCAAAAAACTATGAGATTCCCAAAGAAGAAGTAATCAGCAAAGTACATAGTGTGTATGGAGAAGAGAAATGA